Genomic DNA from Calditerrivibrio sp.:
GTATGTCTGGATACCAAAAGATATTCGATCTCTGAAGGTGTTGGTTGATCCCCTCTTTTGATAAGAAAAAGTATATCACCCCTTTTCAATGGGGCATCTGTTGTGATTGGAAACCCGTTTAGTATTATTATATCCGCATCAGGTTTATACCTTTCCCTTATACTAAATGCTGTAGAATCATCTTCTATCTCTATTATATTGCCGTTTAGTGAAATGTTTATCAATCAAGCCTTCCCCATTTAGTTATTTAGAAAATAGCGGGTAATACTACCCGCTATTATATCCTTCCCATTGCCATGGCTTCCAAACGTTCTATCCTCTTTTCAATAGGTGGATGTGTGGAAAAAAGATGTAGGATACTGCTACCACTTAGAGGACTCATAATAAACATATGTGCAGTGGCAGGCTTTGCATCCATCGGCAACGCTTCATTACCATAAGCAATCTTTTTTAGTGCCGAAGCAAGAGCTCTTGGATTACCACAATATCTTGCCCCAGTCTCATCAGCTAAGTATTCCCTTGATCTAGAAATAGCCATCTGAATAAGGGTAGCAGCCAAAGGAGCAATAATCATCGCCAGTATTGCTCCAACTGCAGAAAGTGGATTACCACCTTCCTCTTCATCACTCTTTGATCCGCCAAATATCATAGCCCATCTTGCCATGTCTGCCAAAAACATTATCGCTGCAGCAAAGGTAGCAGCAATAGTACCTATTAGAATATCTCTATTATTTATGTGGGCTATCTCATGGGCTATAACCCCTTCAAGCTCTTCAGGCTCCAAAAGATGTAATATCCCAGTAGTTACCGCTACAGCAGCATTTTCAGGGTTTCTACCTGTTGCAAAGGCATTTGGTGTTGGTGTTTCCATTATATACACCTTTGGCATAGGGATTTGGGCTTTTGAGGCAATTCTCCTTACCATGTTATAAAGATTTGGAGCTTCAGCTTCTGTCACTTCCCTTGCTCCATACATTTTGAGCACTATCTTATCACTAAACCAATATGAAAAGAAGTTCATGGCTAAAGCAATTACAAGTGCCATGATCATACCTTGCTGTCCACCTAACATTTTACCTATCAAAAGGAAAAGGATTGTCAAAAGTGTCATCAGTAGGGCTGTTTTTAAAGTGTTCATGTTACCTCCTTATAATTTATCTCCATCAGTGTTTTCTCTATCATTGCAACACTCACTTTTGTATTGATACATGGACCAAATGGTCTATCATTTATCAATCCGATTACCGGTAGTGGATATGTATCCTGAATACCACTTAACATGTCCCTTTCGCAAGCTACAGCTATGATCAACTCAGGCCTTGTATCTTTTACTATTCGTCTTGCTATTGTACCACCAGTGGCAACTTTGATATTTAAATTATACTTTTCAGATAATTTTGCAAGATCACCTATGTCACATTTGCCACATTTTTTACAATTTAATATATTGTGTGAAACTTTTAATTCACAGTTTTCCAACTGTATACAGTGGGGTAAAAGTATAAGAAGGTTATTTATTTTTTTAGACTTGATGGATTCTAAGACAAGTTCATTATTCACAGCGATGAAGGATCTTATGACTTTGTCCTTGTCAATTCTAAAAAATTTGGCTAATTTTAAGACTATAGGAAACAATAGCTTCGTAACTATACCCCTTAGCTTTATACTTAACTTGGATTGCTTTCCAGATACCATTGCAAAAACCAAAATGAGCGTGGAAAAAAACAGAAAAAATCCAATAAAAGCTACAACAGCAGTAAACAACATACCCAAAAAAGATGAAATCTCCCCTAAACCTTTGAAGGATACATACCATATAACCCCTATAAAAAGGATAACAACAAGGGATGTACAAAAAAGGAAAAAGATGAAGATCCTTTTTCTCTCTGGAGTTAGAGCGTTATTCAAATAAATCTCCAATATCGATGTTGTTCCCAGCTAAAAAGCTCTTCGTATTCATTCTATTTTTCCCTTCCAACTGTAGTTCCAACACCTTTAGTGCCCTGTTACCACAACCTATCGTAAAGTCATTCTTTGTTACCTCCAATACCTTTCCAGGATCTCCTTTGATATCTATGACCTCCCCCTTAAAAAATTTCACCATCTTCCCTTTATAAAAGGCATACGCTGTTGGCCAAGGTTGAAAACCCCTAATCATTCTTTCTATCTCTTCTGCAGGTCTTGAAAAATCGATCTTCCCATCCTCTTTTTTTATGATGGGAGCGTATGTATGTTTGGTATGATCCTGTGGTATAGGTGTTATATTATCGTATCTTTTCAATGTCTCAATCAAAAGCTCAGCACCCAAAACTGATAATTTTTCCGAAAGGGTTATCGCTGTATCATCAAGGGATATCGGTAAACTCCTCATAAGAAGTATATCACCAGTATCAAGCCCCTCATCCATCTTCATTGTTGTCACACCAGTCTCTTGTTCACCATTTATAATAGCCCAATTTACAGGGGCAGCTCCCCTATACTTTGGTAGCAGCGAGAAATGGACATTTATCGGGGCATATCTGGGGATATCCAGGACCTCTTTTGGCAAAATCTTACCATAAGCAACAACAACCAAAAAGTCAGGGGTAACATCAGCAATCTTTTGGATAGCCTCCAGATTGTTCCTCAACTTTTCTGGTTGGAAGACTTCTAATCCCTTTGCCAATGCATACTCCTTCACAGGTGGTGGTTGTAGTTTGTTACCTCTACCCTTAGGCTTGTCTGGTTGACAAACAACAAGAGGTATATCATATCCATTTCCCACCAGTCTATCAAGAGTGGGGACAGCCATCTCAGGAGTCCCCATGAACACTATTTTCATCTATCCTCCAATACAACTAAAATACATACTCTTCGCTGGATATCCTTTTTTCGATCTCATTTAAAATACGCTCTTCATCTTGAAGATCCTTTGCTTCAAAGGTAACTGTGAACCTTAAAAAGTTACCTGCATCATCCCAGGGCACCGACGATATCAACTTTTCCCTTATGAGAAAATCGCAAAACTCCTCAGCATTATTAAACTTTCTACCACTTTTCGTCCCTTTTGGAATTTCAAAATAGAGATAAAAAGTCCCCTTTGGCTCGTTTACAAAAAAACCATTTTTCCTAAGTATCTCTGCAACCCTTTTAAGTCTTCTTTTATACTTATCAGTAATCCCAGAGATGATCTGTGGGTTTCTTAATGCATAAGCCGCAGCTTTTTGTATAGGGATAAATTGGCCAGAATCGTTGTTATCTTTTACCGTAGCAAATGCTTTTACCAAAACCTCATTACCGCAAACAAAAGCCATTCTCCACCCAGTCATATTAAAAGATTTGGATAAAGAGTGGATCTCTATCCCCACTTCCTTTGCTCCAGGCACAGACAAAAAGGATTCCTGTTTCTCACCATAGGTTAGCTCTATATATGCAGCATCATGAATTACCGCGATGTCATACTTTTTAGCAAAAGCTACTACCTTTTCAAAAAAACTCACTGGTGCAATAGCCCCAGTGGGATTGTTTGGATAGTTTATATACAGTATCTTAGCCTTTTTAGCAATATCCTCAGGTACAGTATCCAAGTCAGGAAGAAAGTTGTTTTCCTTTAATAAAGGCATATTATATACTTCACCACCGATATACTTTGTGATGGTCCCAGTCACAGGGTAACCTGGTACCGTCATCAGTGCATAGTCTCCAGGATTAATAAGGCAAAAAGGGATCATTGCAAGAGCAGGCTTTGAACCTATACTATGATTAACTTCGGTGATAGGGTTGATGTCTACCCCGAATCTCTTTTTCATGTACTCTGCTGCAGCATCTTTAAACTCCTGGATACCATTATCAGAATAAAACCTATTCTCCTTTTTTCTCGCTTCAGTGCATAATGTCTCAACAATTGAGATATCCGCCATATCATCCGGCTCCCCAACCCCCATATCGATAAGCTCCGCCTCAGGATTAGCTTCTAATGCAGCTCTTTTAGCTCTTTTTATCTTTTCAAACTTGTAGATTTTGGTATCCTTACCAAACATTTTACCACCAAGTCTCTCAGCAATTATGTTTTGCATAAATTCGCTCATCTTTCCTCCAAATCTTTTTTGTCGTATTATACATGTTTGAAAGCATTTTTCAAGAAATTTAATATTTCAAATTTACTCAAAAAATAAGATATTGACAGCTATTTCATTTAATATAAGATTAAAAATCAGGAGGCAGATATGTTTGCTCTAAGAATCTTTTTAATCCTATTGTTAGCATTTACCTATGCCATTGGATCCCAATCAAAGATCACCGAGGCAGAGGGTTATGCCTGCTTAAATGAAGACAGAACAAAAAAGCAAGTTGAAGAGATTGCTTTAAATGAAGCCAAAAGGAACGCCATTGAACATGTTGCAACATATATTCAATCAGAGACTGAGATAAAAAACTTTCAACTGAAAAAAGATCTTATTACCGCTTATTCAAAAGCCCAAATAAATATCCTACAGTTACAGGGTAGATGGGACAATAACCCACCAAAAATTGGGGATTGTTATAGAGTATGGATAAAAGCAGATGTAATCCCAGACGAGAAATTAACAAAAAAATCTTTAGAAAATCTTGACGACCCATCTGCACCATTAAAAATCCAGGTATGGACCGATAAAAAAGAATATATCACTGGTGATAAGATAAAGATATACATCAAAGGGAACAAACCATTTTATTCCAGAATACTTTATACCCAAAGCGATGGTAGTATTGTTCAGATTTTACCAAATCTCCACCGAAAGGATAACTACTTTCAAGGGGGGATAGTTTACGAGATCCCCTCAGGCAGTGATAAGTTTGATCTGGAAGTTGCTCCCCCATTCGGTGAGGAAAGTATCACAGTCTACGCAAGTACTAACCCATTAGGGGAAATCCAGCTTAAGCCTGCGGAATCTGTTTATAAAGTCCTTTCAACATCAAAAGAGATAAACGATAAAACCAGAGGAGTAAAAATTACTGAAGGTTCAAAAAATAAGGTAGCTGAGTTTTATGAAACCACACTTAGCATAAAAACGGGAAAGTAGTTCCTTCAGCTACTTACCGTTACTTACCGTAGTACCTATAGTAAAGCTTGTTTGGATTCTTACCAAAAAGGAAAAGGGTGAGGAAGAAGAGATTTTTCACCGAAGTTTTGATTATGCCCTTTTTAAGCCATCTCCTCGCTGATGTATAGGAATAGCAATTAGAAAAATAGAACCTAAGCCCTTGTTTCCTGCATCTTAAGACAAGATCAACATCCTCAAAGAGCTTTATTGAGCTTACACCACCTATTTTTGCTAAAGTCTCTTTTTTGATGAAAATAGTCTGATCACCATAGGGTAGCCTGAAAAGCTTTGTCCTAATATTTGCCATGGTCTCTATAACTCTAAAAATCGCCTTATTGTGATCTATCTTTAATCTAAATGCTCCATAATCATATCTATCTGCATTATTTATTATTTCTAAGATATGTCCCTTACTTATAAAACTGTCCGCGTGCAAAAAAACTAAAATCTCACCTTTTGCCACCTCAGCACCTTTGTTTATCTGTTCTCCTCTGCCTTTTGGGGATAATATTTTTATAACTTTATCGGATTTAATCAAGGATATTGTATTATCCCCATCTTCACAATCTACTACGATAATCTCCACATCATGTTCAACAAGCTCCTTTTCAAGGGCTTCAAAGTAACCTACTCTATCATATTCCTTTAAAACAGGTATTATAACAGATATCCTCATACTCTTTTAAGTCTTTTTACAATATTTGGTAGCTGTACAAACAATCCTAAAAGCATAAATAAAGAAGCCACTTCTAAGGAAAAAATGTCACCCACTGAGTTTACTTGCTCTATCGATTTACCAGCTAATACAAAGAGTATCGATGCAGGAAAGATCCCAACACTGGTTGTCCAGACAAATGTCCAAGTTTTGACATGTGTAAATGATGCTATGAGGTTTACCAAAAAAAACGGGAATATAGGGATAAGTCGTAAAGTTATAAGATATAGATATCCATCTTTTTTTATCTCTTCATTGATCGTTTTTATCTTCTCTGCATACTTATTTTGGATATACTCTCCCAAAAAATATTTCGATATCAAGTACATTATCAAAGCACCAATAGTAGCCGAA
This window encodes:
- the htpX gene encoding zinc metalloprotease HtpX; this encodes MNTLKTALLMTLLTILFLLIGKMLGGQQGMIMALVIALAMNFFSYWFSDKIVLKMYGAREVTEAEAPNLYNMVRRIASKAQIPMPKVYIMETPTPNAFATGRNPENAAVAVTTGILHLLEPEELEGVIAHEIAHINNRDILIGTIAATFAAAIMFLADMARWAMIFGGSKSDEEEGGNPLSAVGAILAMIIAPLAATLIQMAISRSREYLADETGARYCGNPRALASALKKIAYGNEALPMDAKPATAHMFIMSPLSGSSILHLFSTHPPIEKRIERLEAMAMGRI
- a CDS encoding DUF116 domain-containing protein encodes the protein MNNALTPERKRIFIFFLFCTSLVVILFIGVIWYVSFKGLGEISSFLGMLFTAVVAFIGFFLFFSTLILVFAMVSGKQSKLSIKLRGIVTKLLFPIVLKLAKFFRIDKDKVIRSFIAVNNELVLESIKSKKINNLLILLPHCIQLENCELKVSHNILNCKKCGKCDIGDLAKLSEKYNLNIKVATGGTIARRIVKDTRPELIIAVACERDMLSGIQDTYPLPVIGLINDRPFGPCINTKVSVAMIEKTLMEINYKEVT
- the fmt gene encoding methionyl-tRNA formyltransferase, yielding MKIVFMGTPEMAVPTLDRLVGNGYDIPLVVCQPDKPKGRGNKLQPPPVKEYALAKGLEVFQPEKLRNNLEAIQKIADVTPDFLVVVAYGKILPKEVLDIPRYAPINVHFSLLPKYRGAAPVNWAIINGEQETGVTTMKMDEGLDTGDILLMRSLPISLDDTAITLSEKLSVLGAELLIETLKRYDNITPIPQDHTKHTYAPIIKKEDGKIDFSRPAEEIERMIRGFQPWPTAYAFYKGKMVKFFKGEVIDIKGDPGKVLEVTKNDFTIGCGNRALKVLELQLEGKNRMNTKSFLAGNNIDIGDLFE
- a CDS encoding LL-diaminopimelate aminotransferase, whose protein sequence is MSEFMQNIIAERLGGKMFGKDTKIYKFEKIKRAKRAALEANPEAELIDMGVGEPDDMADISIVETLCTEARKKENRFYSDNGIQEFKDAAAEYMKKRFGVDINPITEVNHSIGSKPALAMIPFCLINPGDYALMTVPGYPVTGTITKYIGGEVYNMPLLKENNFLPDLDTVPEDIAKKAKILYINYPNNPTGAIAPVSFFEKVVAFAKKYDIAVIHDAAYIELTYGEKQESFLSVPGAKEVGIEIHSLSKSFNMTGWRMAFVCGNEVLVKAFATVKDNNDSGQFIPIQKAAAYALRNPQIISGITDKYKRRLKRVAEILRKNGFFVNEPKGTFYLYFEIPKGTKSGRKFNNAEEFCDFLIREKLISSVPWDDAGNFLRFTVTFEAKDLQDEERILNEIEKRISSEEYVF
- a CDS encoding DUF4384 domain-containing protein — encoded protein: MFALRIFLILLLAFTYAIGSQSKITEAEGYACLNEDRTKKQVEEIALNEAKRNAIEHVATYIQSETEIKNFQLKKDLITAYSKAQINILQLQGRWDNNPPKIGDCYRVWIKADVIPDEKLTKKSLENLDDPSAPLKIQVWTDKKEYITGDKIKIYIKGNKPFYSRILYTQSDGSIVQILPNLHRKDNYFQGGIVYEIPSGSDKFDLEVAPPFGEESITVYASTNPLGEIQLKPAESVYKVLSTSKEINDKTRGVKITEGSKNKVAEFYETTLSIKTGK
- a CDS encoding TIGR04283 family arsenosugar biosynthesis glycosyltransferase; this encodes MRISVIIPVLKEYDRVGYFEALEKELVEHDVEIIVVDCEDGDNTISLIKSDKVIKILSPKGRGEQINKGAEVAKGEILVFLHADSFISKGHILEIINNADRYDYGAFRLKIDHNKAIFRVIETMANIRTKLFRLPYGDQTIFIKKETLAKIGGVSSIKLFEDVDLVLRCRKQGLRFYFSNCYSYTSARRWLKKGIIKTSVKNLFFLTLFLFGKNPNKLYYRYYGK
- a CDS encoding TVP38/TMEM64 family protein, giving the protein MKGISKKGILLFLIIIIIATIHLSGVVEIISLENLKVYGDKLKLFVQNNFAYASIIYILSYILLVAFSVPVASIMSLAGGYLFGFFYGLIYVNLSATIGALIMYLISKYFLGEYIQNKYAEKIKTINEEIKKDGYLYLITLRLIPIFPFFLVNLIASFTHVKTWTFVWTTSVGIFPASILFVLAGKSIEQVNSVGDIFSLEVASLFMLLGLFVQLPNIVKRLKRV